One window from the genome of Bradyrhizobium xenonodulans encodes:
- a CDS encoding aminotransferase-like domain-containing protein has product MDWTPTISELSGPRYQRIVEAMEADIAAGRLVRGQQLPTQRALAKALGIDLTTVTRAYTEARRRGIMEARVGQGSFVSETSARRAIDLPHPVAIDLSMNVPPHPLEAQLDERIIAGMEAIRAQSGLTAHLNYQPPGGSAHEREVAARWMRARVPHAHVDRLVIFPGTQTILFNLLAHLARPGDVVLTEALTFPGIKAAAVRLGVKLVGVAMDDGGILPDALAKACRTHRPKAVYLIPTLHNPTTATLLPERRNAIAKIIGDAGTFLIEDDAYGLLDRAASPIANLIPERTYLATTLSKCIVPALRVAYLVTPDSAAQQEMRTYLQATVQMPAPLMVALVTHWIETGIADRIITAIRNEAIGRQQLAQRALKGFQFLAKPAAHHLWLRLPEGRPDVAAHLLRNGLAVVAGDAFTVDGTPPHAARVSLGAARNRAELTEALRILVGALHRPADTRQIV; this is encoded by the coding sequence ATGGATTGGACCCCTACAATCTCGGAGCTGAGCGGCCCGCGCTACCAGCGCATCGTCGAGGCCATGGAAGCCGACATCGCCGCCGGCCGGCTGGTGCGCGGCCAGCAGCTCCCGACGCAGCGCGCGCTGGCAAAAGCCCTCGGCATCGACCTCACCACGGTGACGCGCGCCTACACCGAAGCGCGGCGCCGCGGCATCATGGAAGCCCGGGTCGGACAGGGCTCGTTCGTGTCGGAGACCAGCGCGCGCCGCGCGATCGACCTGCCGCATCCGGTCGCGATCGACCTCTCGATGAACGTGCCGCCGCATCCGCTCGAGGCGCAACTCGACGAGCGCATCATCGCAGGAATGGAAGCGATCCGCGCGCAATCGGGCCTGACCGCCCATCTCAACTACCAGCCGCCCGGCGGCAGCGCGCATGAGCGCGAGGTCGCGGCGCGCTGGATGCGCGCCCGCGTTCCGCATGCGCATGTCGACAGGCTCGTGATCTTCCCCGGCACGCAGACGATCCTGTTCAACCTGCTCGCCCACCTTGCGAGGCCAGGCGACGTCGTGCTGACGGAGGCCCTGACCTTCCCCGGCATCAAGGCCGCAGCAGTGCGGCTCGGCGTCAAGCTCGTCGGCGTCGCGATGGACGACGGCGGCATCCTGCCCGATGCGCTGGCGAAGGCGTGCCGCACGCACAGGCCGAAGGCGGTCTATCTCATCCCGACGCTGCACAATCCGACCACCGCGACGCTTCTCCCCGAGCGACGCAACGCGATCGCGAAGATCATTGGGGATGCCGGTACTTTTCTGATCGAGGACGACGCCTACGGCCTGCTCGACCGCGCGGCGTCGCCGATCGCGAACCTCATTCCCGAGCGGACCTATCTCGCAACCACGCTGTCAAAATGCATCGTCCCGGCGCTGCGCGTCGCCTATCTCGTGACGCCCGACAGCGCCGCGCAGCAGGAGATGCGGACTTACCTGCAGGCGACCGTGCAGATGCCGGCGCCGCTGATGGTTGCGCTGGTGACGCATTGGATCGAGACCGGCATCGCCGATCGCATCATCACCGCCATCCGCAACGAGGCGATCGGCCGCCAGCAGCTTGCGCAGCGCGCACTCAAGGGCTTTCAGTTCCTGGCCAAGCCCGCCGCCCATCATCTGTGGCTCCGGCTGCCGGAGGGCCGACCCGACGTCGCGGCTCATCTCCTGCGCAATGGACTCGCGGTCGTCGCCGGCGATGCCTTCACCGTCGACGGAACGCCGCCGCATGCGGCGCGCGTCTCGCTCGGCGCGGCGCGCAACCGGGCGGAATTGACGGAGGCGCTACGTATCCTGGTCGGCGCGCTGCACAGGCCCGCCGACACCAGGCAAATCGTCTAG
- a CDS encoding sulfite exporter TauE/SafE family protein, protein MGTLTYVLLLFGALAGGFVSGLAGFGTALMALGIWLYVLPPSLAVPLVLICSVIAQTSTLPSMWKSFDLSLVWPFLIGGLIGVPLGTMLVASADPKVFKLSVGVLILIFSTALYLNKKPLAVTFGGRIADGAIGFAGGILGGLAGLSGPLPILWANIRGWNKHERRGIFQLFNFTVLTTALVLQTASGLVEFKVVWLAAVAFPGTLIGAWAGARVYHALNDKHFGDVVLGLLFLSGLTLVWNSIGAF, encoded by the coding sequence TTGGGAACGCTCACCTACGTGCTGCTGCTGTTCGGCGCGCTGGCCGGCGGCTTCGTCTCGGGCCTGGCCGGCTTCGGCACGGCGCTGATGGCGCTCGGCATCTGGCTCTACGTGCTGCCGCCTTCGCTGGCCGTGCCGCTGGTGCTGATCTGCTCGGTGATTGCGCAGACCTCGACGCTGCCGTCGATGTGGAAGAGTTTTGATCTTTCGTTGGTCTGGCCGTTCCTGATCGGAGGACTGATCGGCGTGCCGCTCGGAACCATGCTGGTCGCCTCCGCCGATCCCAAAGTGTTCAAGCTGAGCGTCGGCGTCCTGATCCTGATCTTCTCGACCGCTCTCTATCTCAACAAGAAGCCGCTCGCCGTCACGTTCGGCGGCCGGATCGCCGACGGCGCGATCGGCTTTGCCGGCGGCATTTTGGGCGGCCTCGCCGGGTTGTCCGGACCGCTGCCGATCCTGTGGGCCAACATCCGCGGCTGGAACAAACACGAGCGGCGCGGCATCTTCCAGCTCTTCAATTTCACCGTGCTCACCACCGCGCTGGTGTTGCAGACCGCGTCCGGCCTCGTCGAATTCAAGGTGGTCTGGCTCGCAGCTGTCGCCTTTCCGGGCACGCTGATCGGTGCATGGGCCGGCGCGCGCGTCTATCACGCGCTGAACGACAAGCATTTTGGCGACGTCGTGCTCGGCCTCTTGTTCCTGTCGGGCCTGACTCTCGTCTGGAACAGTATCGGCGCGTTCTAG